The Hemibagrus wyckioides isolate EC202008001 linkage group LG15, SWU_Hwy_1.0, whole genome shotgun sequence genome window below encodes:
- the otud3 gene encoding OTU domain-containing protein 3: MSRKQSGKPVRGNKKCELERKRDERAARRALAKDRKNRPPGEDEGEEFVSFSIQLKALGLKLREVPGDGNCLFRALADQLEGHSRSHLRLRLETVQYMKSHRQDFEPFVEDDVPFTKHVSDLAEPGTFAGNDAIVAFARSQQVKVVIHQLNAPLWEINGSEKQLCQELHIAYRYGDHYDSVRHIADNSESPAHLRIANLNNSRRFGDGEKDKQRAPSPSHSPSDDEDVILNSLKTTSLNSQEINPCQSSATSQKCHAEWLEAELSNQSSPSDFGTRKHPKNQSECSDSACPPESSTTHKPKLSNKQRKEQQRLEKKKKQEERHRQKVLQGKSSHDQNQNLPEPVTLVPAFNTLSI; this comes from the exons ATGTCGAGAAAGCAGTCAGGAAAGCCTGTACGTGGAAACAAGAAATGTGAGCTTGAGAGGAAGAGGGATGAACGTGCAGCCCGTAGGGCTTTGGCCAAAGATCGAAAAAACCGGCCTCCAGGGGAGGATGAAGGAGAGGAATTTGTTAGTTTCTCCATCCAGCTCAAAGCACTTGGTCTCAAACTGAGAGAGGTTCCAGGAGATGG AAACTGCTTGTTCCGTGCTCTGGCGGATCAGTTGGAGGGACACTCAAGAAGTCACTTGCGTTTACGTCTGGAGACTGTTCAGTACATGAAGTCTCACAGGCAGGACTTTGAACCTTTCGTGGAGGATGATGTGCCGTTCACTAAGCATG TGTCAGACCTCGCAGAGCCAGGCACCTTTGCAGGCAACGATGCAATAGTGGCCTTTGCTCGCAGTCAGCAGGTGAAAGTAGTCATCCATCAGCTGAATGCTCCATTGTGGGAG ATAAATGGATCAGAAAAGCAATTATGTCAGGAGCTTCATATAGCATACCGTTACGGTGACCATTACGACAGCGTCCGGCATATTGCGGACAACTCCGAAAGCCCTGCCCATCTGCGTATAGCg AATCTAAATAATTCAAGACGGTTTGGTGATGGCGAGAAGGACAAACAGAGAGCCCCTTCCCCCAGCCACTCTCCTTCTGACGATGAAGATGTTATCCTTAATTCCCTAAAGACCACCAGCCTGAACA GTCAAGAGATAAATCCATGCCAATCAAGTGCCACCTCACAGAAGTGCCATGCAGAATGGCTTGAAGCTGAACTGAGTAATCAGTCATCACCCTCTGACTTTGGAACCAGGAAACACCCCAAGAATCAAAGTGAATGCAGTGACAGCGCATGTCCACCTGAGAGCAGTACCACACACAAACCCAAG CTGTCTAATAAACAAAGGAAAGAGCAACAGCGTctagagaagaagaagaagcaggaggaaagacacagacagaaggTTCTTCAAGGCAAAAGTTCACATGACCAGAATCAGAATCTGCCTGAACCGGTTACACTTGTGCCAGCTTTCAACACTCTTAGCATCTAA
- the vwa1 gene encoding von Willebrand factor A domain-containing protein 1, with protein MEFRLVLTCLLFSLHLRAAKSQSSSSGSVLNCCEGDVLFLLDSSGSVSMFEFFHMLKFLSELVQPFSLGHEQVRMALLQVSTMPHLEFGFEAYNRQQDLQEALQRTQKLGGDTNTEEALLIAKEEVLKQGIPGGAREGLPRVLVWLTDGVEPGDVQKYMDELRDEGVYVLIVSTGRGNYQVLRDVVSPPAEDHLYFVDIEDMNIITEDLRNAIIEIIRAKRLQVQDITSTSAELHWRPVLAGDGFYDIRFGPVYSGQAEGSVPGSGTDQSTAVGPYQRITRPGNTSSARLSNLHPNTTYNVTLIPQSNLDIFNTLHTTFTTQPEIQSPAQVTVSESTMTSVKVSWGPLQPESIQTYQVEYSTLPTGKLHVLTVNNRQDSTVLTNLQPGTQYLVTVSASYFSGKEKAMSVKACTQEVLPALADLHLSTVGNDSVLVKWKGGAEGLRGYWLTWEGESAQSSRQRSTLYLPPHLLSTTLTHVPHNARVCVSPVYKSARGEGLCCSAHFGSAAFAWSHNL; from the exons ATGGAGTTTCGGCTTGTGCTCACGTGCCTGCTGTTCAGCCTTCACCTGCGCGCGGCCAAGTCGCAGAGCTCGAGCTCCGGTTCAG TTTTGAATTGCTGTGAAGGAGACGTCTTGTTCCTACTGGATTCTTCGGGCAGTGTGTCGATGTTCGAGTTTTTCCACATGCTGAAGTTCCTGTCAGAGCTTGTGCAGCCTTTTTCTCTGGGCCATGAGCAAGTGAGGATGGCGCTACTACAGGTTAGCACCATGCCTCACCTGGAGTTTGGCTTTGAGGCTTATAACAGACAGCAGGACCTTCAGGAAGCACTGCAGAGGACTCAAAAACTTGGaggagacacaaacacagaggaagCACTTCTGATTGCCAAGGAGGAGGTGTTGAAACAGGGCATCCCAGGGGGAGCCAGAGAAGGACTACCGAGAGTGCTGGTGTGGCTTACTGATGGCGTGGAGCCTGGGGATGTGCAGAAATACATGGATGAACTGCGGGACGAGGGTGTCTATGTGCTGATTGTGTCCACCGGTCGAGGGAACTACCAAGTGTTAAGGGATGTTGTGAGTCCTCCTGCTGAGGATCACCTGTATTTCGTGGATATTGAAGACATGAATATCATCACTGAGGACTTGAGGAATGCCATCATTG AAATCATTCGAGCTAAGAGGCTGCAGGTCCAAGACATCACCTCTACTAGTGCAGAGTTACACTGGAGGCCTGTGCTTGCAGGAGACGGGTTCTATGACATCCGCTTTGGACCTGTTTACTCGGGACAAGCAGAAGGGAGTGTGCCAGGCAGTGGTACTGACCAAAGCACAGCTGTAGGTCCCTATCAGAGAATCACCCGCCCTGGCAACACCAGCTCTGCCAGGCTGAGCAACCTACATCCGAACACTACATACAATGTCACGCTAATCCCACAATCCAACTTGGACATCTTTAACACCCTACATaccaccttcactacacaaccaG AGATCCAGAGCCCAGCGCAGGTGACGGTTTCTGAGTCGACCATGACCAGTGTGAAAGTAAGCTGGGGGCCACTGCAACCTGAATCTATACAGACTTACCAGGTGGAGTACTCCACCCTTCCAACAGGGAAACTCCATGTGCTCACGGTTAATAACAGGCAGGACTCGACGGTACTGACAAACCTGCAGCCCGGGACACAGTACCTGGTCACTGTGAGCGCCAGCTACTTCTCTGGCAAAGAGAAAGCCATGTCTGTCAAAGCATGCACTCAAGAAG TGTTGCCAGCTCTAGCAGATCTGCATCTCTCGACGGTGGGAAATGACTCAGTGTTGGTCAAGTGGAAGGGTGGTGCTGAAGGTTTACGTGGTTACTGGCTGACGTGGGAGGGCGAGTCTGCACAATCCTCTAGGCAGCGTTCCACTTTGTATCTGCCACCCCACCTCCTTTCTACAACACTTACCCACGTACCCCACAATGCCCGCGTCTGTGTCTCCCCTGTTTACAAGTCAGCTCGAGGAGAAGGCCTTTGTTGTTCGGCTCACTTCGGCTCAG CTGCATTTGCTTGGAGTCACAACTTGTAA